AGCGATCCATCGGCGCTCTCGCTCTGACGCCGGGCCGGCTCCGCAGGGGCACGGCCGCCGCTGTCGCGTCGGAGCCATTCGTAGCGCCGGGAGAGACTGCGCAACCGGGCAATCAGAATCGCGAGCTCGAAGGGTTTGGTCAGGTAGTCGTCGGCTCCCGATTCGAAGCCGCGCAACACATCTTGCGGTTGACCGCGCGCCGTGAGCATCAATAACGGCACGAACTGTGCGGCTTGCCGCAGTTCGGCTGCAACCTCGAAACCACTCTTTCCCGGCAGCATCACGTCGAGGATAACCATATCGAAATGCCGGTCCGGCGAGAGCAGGAGGACGAGCGCCGTCTCGCCATCACCCGCGACCTCGACGTGATATCCCTCGGCTTCGAGATTGAAACGGAGCCCGTCCGCGAGGTGCTTCTCATCCTCCACGATCAAAACCGTGCTCATCGTTCAGGCCCTCGGAAGCACAATCGTGAATGTGCTGCCCTTGCCCTCGCCTTCGCTTTCGGCGAAAACGCGGCCGCCGTGCCGTTCGACCACGGATCGGACGATGAAGAGCCCCAGCCCGGACCCCTTTACCTGCGTCGCCATGCGAGAGGGAATGCGATAGAACCGTTTGAACACCCGCTTGAGCTGATTCCTGGGAATCCCGATGCCGCCGTCGGTCACGCGCACCGCCAGACGCTTCTCGTCGAAAGCCGCTACCTCAACCGCCACGGGAGACGTCGATGAATACTTGAGCGCGTTGTCGACGACATTCGAGACGGCAGCACGCAACTCGTCACGGTCTCCTGTGACAAACGGGCGCATATCGCTTTCGAGGCGCTCGGAATACTGGATCACCGCCCGGTTGAGTTGTGCTTGAATCGTCTGCAGGCACTCCTGCACAAGGCCGCCAAGGTCAATCAC
This is a stretch of genomic DNA from Terriglobia bacterium. It encodes these proteins:
- a CDS encoding HAMP domain-containing sensor histidine kinase gives rise to the protein MRLRSRRKSIVFFIAFGASLVVLATALNVGWVILNWRQVALLVFGVVFFMAIIIGIALNTIFLVNEIHRNEQHDGFINAVTHELKTPIASIRLYLETLQTRDVDEIRRKEFYSVMLMESDRLLRTVEQVLQAGRTRERRRQIDRSVIDLGGLVQECLQTIQAQLNRAVIQYSERLESDMRPFVTGDRDELRAAVSNVVDNALKYSSTSPVAVEVAAFDEKRLAVRVTDGGIGIPRNQLKRVFKRFYRIPSRMATQVKGSGLGLFIVRSVVERHGGRVFAESEGEGKGSTFTIVLPRA
- a CDS encoding response regulator, whose translation is MSTVLIVEDEKHLADGLRFNLEAEGYHVEVAGDGETALVLLLSPDRHFDMVILDVMLPGKSGFEVAAELRQAAQFVPLLMLTARGQPQDVLRGFESGADDYLTKPFELAILIARLRSLSRRYEWLRRDSGGRAPAEPARRQSESADGSL